One window of the Candidatus Chryseobacterium colombiense genome contains the following:
- the dapF gene encoding diaminopimelate epimerase, whose protein sequence is MDFYKYQGTGNDFVMIDNRSGEWNDLSVENIQKLCDRRFGIGADGFIKINVAEGYDFEVDYYNSDGSKSFCGNGARCSVAFAFFLDIFEGKCKFMAIDGEHEAEIHNGIVKLKMRDVETISNDGEDMVMDTGSPHYVKYVEDIINYNVFAHGNGIRNSENYKEKGINVNFVEKISDEEIFVRTYERGVEDETYSCGTGVTASALTFLQNNNLISVKVKTLGGNLKVYAEKSGNSFQNIWLEGPAKQVFRGKVDLI, encoded by the coding sequence ATGGATTTTTATAAATATCAGGGCACTGGAAATGATTTCGTCATGATAGACAACCGTTCAGGAGAATGGAATGATCTTTCGGTCGAAAACATTCAAAAACTATGCGACCGCCGTTTTGGAATTGGCGCAGATGGGTTTATTAAAATTAATGTAGCCGAAGGATACGATTTTGAAGTGGATTATTACAATTCTGATGGTTCAAAAAGCTTTTGCGGAAACGGGGCCCGTTGTTCAGTGGCTTTTGCATTTTTTCTTGACATTTTTGAAGGAAAGTGTAAGTTCATGGCCATCGATGGGGAGCATGAAGCAGAAATCCATAATGGGATTGTAAAACTTAAAATGAGAGATGTAGAAACGATTTCCAATGATGGAGAAGATATGGTAATGGATACCGGATCTCCTCATTATGTAAAATATGTTGAAGATATTATCAATTATAATGTTTTTGCCCACGGAAACGGGATCAGAAATTCTGAAAACTATAAAGAAAAAGGAATTAATGTCAACTTTGTGGAAAAAATTTCTGATGAAGAAATTTTCGTAAGAACCTATGAACGAGGCGTTGAAGACGAAACTTACAGTTGTGGAACAGGAGTTACGGCTTCTGCTTTAACTTTTCTTCAAAATAACAATCTAATTTCTGTAAAAGTAAAAACCCTGGGAGGAAATCTTAAGGTTTATGCTGAAAAAAGCGGAAATTCTTTTCAAAACATCTGGCTGGAAGGTCCCGCAAAACAGGTTTTTAGAGGAAAAGTAGATCTTATTTAA
- a CDS encoding DegT/DnrJ/EryC1/StrS family aminotransferase: MKKIQMVDLQSQYYKIKNDVDNAVLNVMDSAAFINGPEVKSFQNELESYLDVKHVIPCANGTDALQIALMALDLQEGDEVITADFTFAATVEVIHLLKLKSVLVDVDYDTFTISTEAIKKAITPRTKAIIPVHIFGQCANMEEILKIAEEHNLYVVEDNAQAIGADYTFADGTVKKSGTMSTVGTTSFFPSKNLGCYGDGGAIFTNNDELAHRLRGIVNHGMYERYYHDEVGVNSRLDSIQAAILRKKLPNLDSYNDARRKAADYYDEAFASHEHILTPKRAEDSTHVFHQYTLRILNGKRNELQKFLTEKEIPAMIYYPVALRKQKAYYQESNDADFVNTDKLLDQVISLPMHTELDDEQLKYITDAVLEFMS; this comes from the coding sequence ATGAAAAAAATTCAGATGGTTGACTTACAGAGTCAGTATTACAAAATAAAGAATGACGTAGATAATGCAGTTTTAAATGTAATGGATTCAGCGGCTTTTATCAACGGTCCTGAAGTAAAGTCTTTCCAGAATGAATTGGAGTCTTATTTAGATGTGAAGCATGTGATTCCTTGCGCCAATGGAACAGACGCTTTACAGATTGCTTTAATGGCGCTGGATTTACAGGAAGGTGATGAGGTAATCACGGCAGATTTCACTTTTGCTGCAACTGTAGAGGTGATTCATTTGCTTAAACTTAAATCAGTATTGGTAGATGTGGATTATGATACCTTTACCATTTCAACAGAAGCAATTAAAAAAGCTATTACTCCAAGAACAAAAGCAATCATTCCGGTTCATATTTTTGGACAATGTGCGAATATGGAAGAGATCCTGAAAATTGCTGAAGAGCATAATCTATACGTTGTTGAAGATAATGCACAGGCAATTGGTGCGGATTATACTTTTGCTGATGGAACCGTGAAAAAATCGGGAACGATGTCAACAGTTGGGACAACTTCATTTTTCCCTTCTAAAAACCTGGGTTGCTATGGTGATGGTGGAGCTATTTTTACCAATAATGATGAATTGGCACACCGTTTAAGAGGAATTGTTAATCACGGAATGTATGAAAGATATTACCATGATGAAGTAGGAGTAAATTCTCGTTTAGATAGTATTCAGGCTGCAATTTTAAGAAAAAAACTTCCTAATCTTGATTCTTACAACGATGCGAGAAGAAAAGCGGCTGACTATTATGATGAAGCTTTTGCTAGTCACGAACATATTTTAACGCCGAAAAGGGCAGAAGATTCTACCCATGTTTTCCACCAATATACCTTGAGAATTTTGAATGGTAAGCGTAATGAATTACAAAAATTCTTAACGGAAAAAGAAATTCCTGCCATGATCTATTATCCTGTAGCTTTGAGAAAACAAAAAGCATATTATCAGGAAAGTAATGATGCAGATTTCGTAAATACGGATAAGCTTTTAGATCAGGTGATTTCTTTGCCAATGCATACAGAACTTGATGACGAACAGCTGAAGTATATTACGGATGCTGTGTTGGAATTCATGAGTTGA
- a CDS encoding amino acid permease → MSKIWTKKPMSAFENDVKSSQLKRVLGKWSLTAIGIGAIIGGGIFVLTGTGAYYHAGPALALSFIIAGIACVFAALCYSEFASILPVEGSAYAYAYGTVGEIFAWIIGWGLILEYAMGSMTVAVSWSGYFNKLLKMFGLHLPDYLTSDPASYTGEGFSMNLPAFVIVLVVISLLIKGTKEAAKANNLIVIMKVSAVLFVIIAGVFFINTSNWDPFIPAQKMVMEGDKMKEAYGIQGVISGAAAIFFAYVGFDAVSTQAGEAINPKKDVPFAIIVSLLVCTVLYILVSLVLTGMMNYTNFDPHGKFPDAIKAPVAYAFEIAGQGWAGYIITIAATVGLISVLMVMIMGQSRIFLGMSKDGLIPKMFSDVHPVRKTPAKSLMLLGIVIATVASLTPISKLADMTSFGTLFAFTMVCVAVWILRKREPNLPRNFKVPALPVIATLGICINVYLIWNLSHEAKLLSTAWLALGVIIYFAYSLRHSKLHKVGYGETFKAEQEPLQKPDLDL, encoded by the coding sequence ATGTCAAAAATCTGGACGAAAAAGCCAATGAGTGCTTTTGAGAATGATGTTAAAAGTAGTCAGCTTAAAAGAGTACTTGGTAAATGGAGTCTTACAGCTATCGGTATCGGAGCGATCATTGGAGGCGGAATTTTTGTGTTAACGGGTACAGGGGCTTATTATCATGCAGGTCCTGCATTGGCACTTTCCTTTATTATCGCGGGAATTGCGTGTGTTTTCGCAGCTTTATGTTATTCTGAATTTGCTTCTATCCTGCCTGTAGAAGGCTCTGCTTATGCTTATGCGTATGGTACTGTAGGAGAAATTTTTGCATGGATTATCGGTTGGGGACTTATCCTTGAATATGCGATGGGGTCCATGACGGTAGCGGTTTCGTGGTCCGGATATTTTAATAAATTGTTGAAAATGTTCGGCCTTCACTTGCCGGATTATCTTACTTCTGATCCAGCAAGTTATACTGGAGAGGGATTTTCCATGAATTTACCTGCTTTTGTTATTGTTCTGGTTGTGATTTCTTTATTGATAAAAGGAACTAAAGAAGCAGCAAAAGCGAATAACCTTATTGTAATCATGAAGGTTTCTGCAGTATTATTTGTAATTATTGCAGGGGTATTCTTCATCAATACTTCCAACTGGGATCCGTTTATTCCGGCTCAGAAAATGGTAATGGAGGGTGATAAAATGAAAGAGGCTTACGGAATCCAAGGAGTTATTTCGGGAGCTGCTGCAATATTCTTTGCATATGTTGGATTTGATGCTGTTTCCACTCAGGCCGGAGAAGCGATTAATCCAAAGAAAGACGTACCGTTTGCAATCATTGTTTCACTTTTGGTATGTACGGTATTATATATTTTGGTTTCATTAGTTCTTACGGGAATGATGAATTATACGAACTTTGATCCTCATGGCAAATTCCCTGATGCAATCAAAGCGCCTGTAGCGTATGCATTTGAAATTGCAGGTCAGGGATGGGCAGGATATATTATCACAATTGCAGCAACGGTAGGTTTGATCTCTGTATTGATGGTAATGATTATGGGGCAATCAAGAATTTTCTTAGGAATGTCTAAAGACGGACTGATTCCTAAAATGTTCAGCGATGTACATCCGGTAAGAAAAACTCCTGCAAAAAGTTTGATGCTTTTAGGAATTGTAATTGCTACGGTAGCTTCTTTAACGCCGATCAGTAAATTAGCTGATATGACGAGTTTCGGAACCCTGTTTGCCTTTACTATGGTATGTGTAGCGGTTTGGATTTTAAGAAAAAGAGAGCCTAATTTGCCTAGAAACTTTAAAGTTCCTGCATTGCCTGTGATTGCAACATTAGGGATTTGTATCAATGTGTATTTGATTTGGAATTTAAGTCATGAAGCGAAACTATTATCAACAGCATGGCTTGCTTTAGGGGTGATTATCTACTTTGCTTACAGTCTCAGACATTCTAAATTACATAAAGTAGGATATGGCGAAACGTTCAAAGCAGAGCAGGAGCCTTTGCAAAAACCTGATTTAGATCTATAA
- the mltG gene encoding endolytic transglycosylase MltG codes for MKKAILFIILLVLGVGGFFGFRFYKKYYGNNIKKDGYVLIPHKANFKQILDSASKYVDNQESFEAVAKEKDLAQYFKAGRYHFQKGLGNANLVNMIKAGNQSENSFRIGDFGDVYQMIGKVSKKTELDSLKFVNDLNAIAVEKGYNNAEDLKKYFFIDTYNFFWTVTPKEFFKKFDDQYNEFWNSERKAKEQQSGLTRDQIYALASIVYKESGGKKDEQKTIAGLYLNRYRKGMKLQSDPTVIYAINKQTNFKEQIKRVFYKYLSTPSPYNTYANKGIPPGPICVVDKNSVDAVLNAENNNYIYMCANPAKPGYHKFTDNAEEHAINAKAYQDWLNSNNIK; via the coding sequence ATGAAAAAAGCAATTCTTTTTATCATCCTGCTCGTATTGGGAGTAGGCGGATTTTTTGGATTTAGATTTTATAAAAAATATTACGGAAACAATATTAAAAAAGACGGATATGTTTTGATTCCTCACAAAGCGAATTTCAAACAAATCCTGGATTCCGCATCAAAATATGTTGATAATCAAGAATCTTTCGAAGCAGTAGCAAAAGAAAAAGATTTGGCTCAATATTTCAAGGCAGGGAGATACCACTTTCAGAAAGGATTAGGGAATGCGAATTTGGTAAATATGATCAAAGCCGGAAACCAAAGCGAGAACAGCTTTAGAATTGGTGATTTTGGAGACGTTTACCAGATGATCGGTAAAGTTTCTAAAAAAACAGAACTGGACTCTTTAAAATTTGTGAACGATCTGAATGCCATTGCAGTCGAAAAAGGTTACAATAACGCGGAAGATCTGAAAAAATATTTCTTCATTGATACATACAATTTTTTCTGGACAGTAACTCCGAAAGAATTCTTCAAAAAATTTGATGATCAGTACAATGAATTCTGGAACAGCGAGAGAAAAGCGAAAGAACAACAATCAGGTTTAACGAGAGATCAGATTTATGCTCTTGCTTCTATCGTTTATAAGGAATCCGGAGGTAAAAAAGATGAGCAGAAAACAATTGCCGGGTTATATCTCAACCGTTACAGAAAAGGAATGAAGCTTCAGTCTGATCCAACAGTAATTTATGCCATAAATAAACAGACCAATTTTAAGGAGCAAATCAAAAGAGTATTCTATAAATATTTGTCTACTCCATCTCCTTATAATACATATGCTAACAAGGGAATTCCACCGGGACCAATTTGTGTGGTTGATAAAAATTCTGTTGATGCCGTTTTAAACGCTGAAAACAACAACTATATTTATATGTGTGCAAACCCGGCAAAACCCGGCTATCATAAGTTTACTGATAATGCCGAAGAGCATGCAATTAATGCAAAAGCATATCAGGATTGGCTTAACTCAAACAATATCAAATAA
- a CDS encoding glycosyl hydrolase, giving the protein MKKIFPLLFSFLGILSFSQQVSLETVFNDKISIRAIELYDRKVWYSGTDSKFGFVDIKNPLNQKQIRLSEKKLQFRTLAQDNNSFYAINIESPAEFFKISKKDLTSEIIFRDTVKTAFYDALHFVNNKLAYTFSDAEKDNHLKLAVFRNGKWSNFKNNISLNTGEAAFAASNTNIASTKKHLWIATGGKASRILRMDLKNEKIEVFNTPFVQGESSQGMYSIDFYDDKFGIAVGGDYTKQADNINNIATTNDGGKTWKIQASGKNAGYTTCVKIKPGSKGKEMISVGDQHISYSADFGKTWKKISDEKGFFVCQWIDENTVVLAGKDKISVMKLKF; this is encoded by the coding sequence ATGAAAAAAATATTCCCTCTGTTATTTTCTTTTTTAGGAATACTTTCGTTTTCTCAACAGGTAAGTTTAGAAACCGTCTTTAATGATAAAATTAGTATCCGTGCTATTGAGTTATATGATCGTAAAGTCTGGTATAGCGGAACGGATTCTAAATTTGGTTTTGTAGATATAAAAAATCCTCTAAATCAGAAGCAGATCAGGTTGTCAGAGAAAAAATTACAGTTCAGAACCCTGGCTCAGGATAACAACTCGTTTTATGCCATCAATATTGAAAGTCCGGCAGAGTTTTTTAAGATCAGTAAAAAAGATTTAACCTCTGAAATTATTTTTAGAGATACAGTAAAGACTGCTTTTTATGATGCCTTACATTTTGTAAATAATAAATTGGCCTATACTTTTAGCGATGCAGAAAAAGATAATCATCTGAAATTAGCTGTTTTTAGAAATGGGAAATGGAGCAATTTTAAAAACAATATAAGTCTGAATACAGGAGAAGCAGCTTTTGCTGCGAGCAATACAAATATAGCTTCAACAAAAAAACACCTTTGGATTGCAACAGGCGGAAAAGCATCAAGAATTTTAAGAATGGATTTAAAAAATGAAAAAATTGAAGTTTTTAATACTCCATTTGTGCAGGGGGAATCTTCCCAGGGAATGTATTCGATAGATTTTTATGATGACAAATTTGGAATAGCTGTTGGTGGAGATTATACAAAACAAGCTGATAATATCAACAATATTGCAACTACGAATGATGGAGGAAAAACATGGAAAATTCAGGCGTCAGGAAAAAATGCAGGGTATACGACTTGTGTGAAAATTAAGCCCGGTTCTAAAGGAAAAGAAATGATTTCCGTAGGAGATCAGCATATCAGTTATTCAGCAGATTTTGGAAAGACATGGAAAAAGATTTCTGATGAAAAAGGATTTTTTGTTTGCCAATGGATAGATGAGAATACCGTAGTTCTTGCGGGAAAGGATAAGATTTCGGTGATGAAATTAAAGTTTTAA
- the pnuC gene encoding nicotinamide riboside transporter PnuC, with the protein MNIYDLFIKPYESYTSLQIFLEAFATVFGILSVYFSIKKNIWVYPTGIISTLIYVYILFNFGLLGDCMINVYYTVMSIYGWILWAKNSEDHIHVEVTWASRKEWMYGIILFLFSLILVTIIYYYKPYIDNHFSMKGTNLGLYHLDWGNKLDIVTTSIFLVGMWFMAKRRIENWIFWIIGDFICMPMMIYKGLGITSVQYLVFTIMAILGYLTWKKNYKEKKVQ; encoded by the coding sequence ATGAATATATACGATCTTTTCATAAAACCCTATGAAAGCTACACTTCTCTCCAGATTTTCCTGGAAGCCTTTGCAACGGTCTTCGGAATCCTGAGCGTATATTTTTCCATTAAAAAGAACATCTGGGTCTATCCTACCGGAATTATTTCCACTTTAATATATGTTTACATTCTTTTCAATTTTGGATTATTGGGAGATTGCATGATTAATGTTTATTATACTGTAATGAGTATTTACGGATGGATATTATGGGCAAAAAACTCTGAAGATCATATTCATGTGGAAGTAACATGGGCTTCCAGAAAAGAATGGATGTATGGAATTATCCTTTTCTTGTTCAGTTTAATATTAGTTACTATCATCTATTATTATAAACCTTATATAGACAACCATTTTTCTATGAAAGGCACGAATCTTGGTTTATATCATTTAGATTGGGGAAATAAGTTAGACATTGTCACAACATCCATCTTTTTAGTCGGAATGTGGTTTATGGCTAAAAGGCGCATTGAAAACTGGATTTTTTGGATTATAGGAGATTTTATTTGTATGCCTATGATGATTTATAAAGGTCTCGGAATCACTTCGGTTCAATATTTGGTATTTACTATAATGGCTATCTTAGGATACCTCACTTGGAAAAAAAATTATAAAGAAAAAAAAGTACAATAA
- a CDS encoding TonB-dependent receptor, translated as MNQTEIINIFTKKTLGLTFVLSAAAFAFGQEKVGISGTVVNKNNQPVPYASVTFSNKTSKLLSDAALTDEKGQYKLDLTPGNYDITVEAIDYKKNVINKQIAAAGNIGALSIEPEKSATNIKTGDIQAVVITAQSTKPYKVELDKRTYDPSQDIVSKGGNLQDVLSNVPSVSVDTDGTVSMRGSSNVKFLINGKPSALLGIDDGANALQSIPADQIEKIEVITNPSSKFEASGTAGILNIILKKSKKTGFNGSVIGTLGYLPQTNLNANLNWRKGNFTWFLNGGGGYRESKNISRNNDYFNNAILNDDLVQRDTNSETKSKNNNYNASAGIVYDITEKTSVNASGTVRTFDSENFGNIDYAYTPFKNPFYTSRRTTLGTNNNLAFQGDFGLDHKFDDKGQNLSLSLSLQRSRSYNDTNIDDTIDSLKDIINQNTINRSVIGKVDYELPIGENSKLEAGYRIDLNTNDYSNDVRESTSKKPLDFLKPYTYDATYKETFNAFYLQFKSKIGKFGYQVGVRDELSNVDINYLSLDPNPKKNTVVTTKNYNNLFPSVYLSYEFAKDNQFLLNYTKRIDRPRSFFMIPNPNYSDNQNIFDGNIDLNPSYVDSFEFGYSISKKKFTLNPTLYYRHQTDDTKMLVYNILATDDNGNISDPKRIESHTKPINLGTDDRYGLDFNFNWDATSWLKFLGNVDLFGYNTKGSTLYDTFDINGNPIQAVANFEGKGFSTRARLSSTVKVDKTFSFQLQGFYRGGQKTAYQDRKDMYAINFGASKTIWKGDGTLAFNIQDIFNTRSMRSTTYTANSVRDSYMQWQPRQFSVSLTYRFKQGEKVDQPKRKKDINSNATGDDQQGGPM; from the coding sequence ATGAATCAGACGGAAATCATTAACATTTTCACTAAAAAAACCTTAGGACTTACCTTTGTACTTTCTGCGGCTGCCTTTGCTTTTGGGCAGGAAAAAGTAGGAATTTCAGGAACTGTGGTTAATAAAAATAATCAGCCTGTACCCTATGCTTCAGTTACTTTCAGCAACAAGACAAGTAAACTTCTCAGCGATGCTGCTCTTACTGATGAAAAAGGTCAGTATAAATTAGACCTTACTCCTGGAAACTATGATATTACAGTAGAAGCAATCGATTACAAAAAAAATGTAATCAACAAACAGATTGCAGCAGCAGGAAATATCGGAGCCTTATCTATTGAGCCTGAAAAAAGTGCAACCAATATAAAAACCGGAGATATTCAAGCGGTTGTCATCACCGCTCAATCCACAAAACCTTATAAAGTTGAACTTGATAAAAGAACTTATGATCCTTCTCAGGATATTGTAAGTAAAGGAGGAAATCTTCAGGATGTACTTTCTAATGTACCCTCAGTTTCTGTAGATACAGACGGAACGGTTTCTATGAGAGGAAGCTCAAATGTGAAATTCCTTATCAATGGTAAACCTTCTGCTCTTCTTGGAATTGATGATGGTGCGAATGCTTTACAAAGTATTCCTGCTGACCAGATTGAAAAAATTGAAGTCATTACTAATCCTTCTTCAAAATTTGAAGCAAGCGGAACTGCTGGTATTTTAAATATTATTTTAAAGAAAAGTAAGAAAACCGGTTTTAACGGTAGTGTTATCGGAACTTTAGGATACCTTCCTCAAACCAACTTAAACGCTAACCTTAATTGGAGAAAGGGTAATTTTACATGGTTTCTAAATGGCGGAGGAGGCTACAGAGAATCTAAAAACATCAGTAGAAATAATGATTATTTTAACAATGCTATTTTAAATGATGACTTGGTACAAAGAGATACTAATTCTGAAACTAAAAGTAAAAATAACAATTATAACGCTTCTGCAGGAATAGTATATGATATCACTGAAAAGACATCGGTAAATGCTTCTGGGACAGTAAGAACATTCGACAGTGAAAATTTCGGTAATATTGATTATGCTTACACTCCTTTTAAAAATCCTTTTTATACATCAAGGAGAACTACTCTTGGTACAAATAACAATCTAGCTTTTCAAGGTGATTTCGGACTAGATCATAAATTTGATGATAAAGGGCAGAATTTATCACTGTCATTGAGTTTACAACGAAGCCGATCATATAATGACACCAATATTGATGACACTATCGATAGTTTAAAAGATATTATTAATCAAAATACGATTAATAGATCTGTTATTGGTAAAGTCGATTATGAGTTACCTATTGGCGAAAATTCAAAATTAGAAGCAGGATATAGAATTGATCTCAATACTAATGACTACAGTAATGATGTTCGTGAAAGCACTTCTAAAAAACCTTTGGATTTCCTTAAGCCATATACTTATGATGCGACATATAAGGAAACTTTTAATGCTTTTTATTTACAATTTAAAAGTAAAATAGGAAAATTTGGTTATCAGGTTGGAGTGAGAGATGAACTATCGAATGTAGATATTAATTACTTAAGTCTTGATCCAAATCCTAAAAAAAATACAGTTGTAACAACTAAAAATTATAATAACTTATTTCCTAGTGTTTATTTAAGTTATGAATTTGCAAAAGACAATCAATTTTTATTGAATTACACAAAAAGAATAGATCGTCCAAGATCATTTTTTATGATTCCTAACCCAAATTATAGTGACAATCAAAATATCTTTGACGGAAATATAGATCTAAATCCTTCTTACGTTGACTCTTTTGAATTTGGATACAGTATTTCTAAAAAGAAATTTACACTAAATCCTACTTTATATTACAGACATCAGACAGATGACACAAAAATGTTGGTTTATAATATTTTAGCAACAGACGACAATGGAAATATTAGTGATCCAAAACGTATAGAGTCTCACACAAAACCAATAAACTTGGGTACGGATGACCGTTATGGTTTAGATTTCAATTTCAACTGGGATGCAACAAGCTGGCTAAAGTTCTTAGGAAATGTTGATTTATTTGGATACAATACAAAAGGAAGTACATTATATGATACTTTTGATATAAACGGAAATCCTATCCAGGCAGTTGCTAATTTTGAAGGTAAAGGATTCTCAACAAGAGCAAGGCTGTCCTCAACAGTTAAAGTGGACAAAACCTTCAGCTTCCAATTACAAGGTTTTTATAGAGGTGGACAAAAAACAGCTTACCAAGACAGAAAAGATATGTATGCCATCAACTTTGGAGCATCAAAAACAATATGGAAAGGAGATGGGACTTTAGCATTTAATATTCAGGATATCTTCAATACCCGATCAATGAGATCTACAACATATACAGCAAATAGTGTTAGAGACTCATACATGCAATGGCAGCCAAGACAGTTCTCAGTTTCTTTAACTTACAGATTTAAGCAGGGAGAAAAAGTAGACCAGCCTAAAAGAAAGAAAGATATCAACTCCAATGCAACAGGAGACGATCAGCAAGGAGGACCAATGTAA
- a CDS encoding adenylyltransferase/cytidyltransferase family protein, with the protein MKTEKIGITFSSFDLLHAGHIKMLEEAKTVCDYLIVGLQIDPSHDRPSKNKPTQTIVERYIQLKAVNAVDEIIPYYTEEDLEDILKSFVIDVRIIGDDYMDRDFTGKKYCEEKGIQIFYNKRDHRFSSSDLRKRIFEAEKLKLTK; encoded by the coding sequence ATGAAAACAGAAAAAATAGGCATTACATTTTCCTCCTTTGATCTGCTTCATGCCGGTCATATAAAAATGTTGGAAGAAGCCAAAACGGTATGTGATTACCTTATTGTAGGACTACAGATTGATCCTTCGCATGACCGACCTAGTAAAAACAAACCTACCCAGACTATTGTAGAAAGGTATATTCAGCTTAAGGCAGTCAATGCGGTTGATGAGATTATTCCTTATTATACAGAAGAGGATTTAGAAGATATTTTGAAATCATTCGTAATAGATGTACGAATTATCGGTGATGATTATATGGATAGAGATTTTACCGGTAAAAAGTACTGCGAAGAAAAAGGAATTCAGATTTTTTACAATAAAAGAGATCACAGATTTTCATCGAGTGATTTAAGAAAAAGAATTTTTGAAGCTGAGAAATTAAAATTAACAAAATAA
- the galE gene encoding UDP-glucose 4-epimerase GalE, with protein sequence MAILVTGGLGYIGSHTVVELLNNNFEVVIVDDLSNSEKFILKNIEEITGEKPAFYPFDLKRKELLTQVFDAYTIEGCINFAAYKAVGESQEKPIDYYENNLFSLINILQEFKERGISNFIFSSSCTVYGQADQMPIDESTPLKMPESVYGKTKQMGEEILIDFAKAYQRKISLLRYFNPIGAHPSAKIGELPIGVPNNLVPYVMQTAAGIREKLSVWGDDYPTEDGTAVRDYIYVVDLAKAHVAALKRLLENQSEESVIDIYNLGTGKGSSVLEVVKAFETANNVEVPYQICPRREGDITIAYANVEKAEKELNWKSETTLENALKTTWEWQKYLNSRN encoded by the coding sequence ATGGCAATACTCGTAACAGGTGGTCTTGGATATATCGGTTCTCATACGGTTGTAGAACTATTAAATAATAATTTTGAAGTTGTCATTGTAGATGACCTATCAAATTCTGAAAAGTTTATTTTAAAAAATATAGAGGAAATTACGGGAGAAAAACCAGCTTTCTATCCTTTTGATTTAAAGAGAAAAGAGCTTTTAACTCAGGTTTTTGATGCTTATACCATTGAAGGTTGTATTAATTTTGCGGCTTATAAAGCAGTGGGAGAGAGCCAGGAAAAACCTATTGATTACTATGAAAATAATTTATTTTCATTGATTAATATTCTGCAGGAATTTAAAGAAAGAGGTATTTCAAATTTTATCTTTAGTTCTTCCTGTACAGTTTACGGACAGGCAGATCAAATGCCGATTGACGAAAGTACACCGCTAAAAATGCCGGAAAGTGTTTACGGAAAGACGAAACAAATGGGAGAAGAGATTTTGATTGATTTTGCGAAAGCATATCAACGTAAAATTTCTTTATTGAGATATTTTAACCCAATTGGAGCGCATCCGTCAGCAAAAATCGGCGAACTTCCGATTGGAGTTCCCAATAATCTTGTACCTTATGTAATGCAGACTGCTGCGGGAATAAGAGAAAAATTAAGTGTTTGGGGAGATGATTATCCTACAGAAGACGGAACAGCAGTGAGAGATTATATCTATGTTGTTGATTTGGCGAAAGCCCATGTTGCAGCCCTGAAAAGGTTATTGGAGAATCAATCCGAAGAGTCTGTAATTGATATTTATAATTTGGGAACAGGAAAAGGTTCTTCTGTGTTGGAAGTAGTAAAAGCTTTTGAAACGGCCAATAATGTTGAGGTTCCATATCAGATTTGTCCGAGAAGAGAAGGGGATATTACGATTGCTTATGCCAATGTGGAAAAAGCTGAAAAAGAGCTTAACTGGAAGTCAGAGACAACTTTAGAAAATGCTTTGAAAACAACTTGGGAATGGCAGAAATATTTGAATTCGAGAAATTAA